In Hydractinia symbiolongicarpus strain clone_291-10 chromosome 15, HSymV2.1, whole genome shotgun sequence, one DNA window encodes the following:
- the LOC130629100 gene encoding ras-related protein RabC-like gives MSRRPSDALTYNYKIGFLGGTKVGKTSILKQLVWKRFSQHYEPTLETDLDFVTEYKGRTVVCLLIDTCGSNDFPAMRNLCMSKSNAFIVVFSVADPASLETAKHTVTEIMHSKEENSRTILLVGNKTDLKRKVTSDEARQYCKSMNIDKVKCRYIEVCAKDHDDVLNMFHALLSMFPENNISESKTYFGIKPSWIKPFAHDFKEAGHNNTDADERLITRSPSLLSLNSFSSDEDISNCNYIEGKKITKRIPNILPMR, from the coding sequence ATGAGTCGACGACCAAGCGACGCACTCACTTATAATTATAAAATTGGATTTCTCGGTGGAACAAAAGTCGGGAAAACTTCAATTTTGAAACAGCTTGTCTGGAAAAGGTTTTCACAACATTATGAACCAACGCTGGAAACAGATTTAGATTTCGTGACAGAGTATAAAGGAAGAACGGTGGTTTGTTTATTAATCGATACGTGTGGATCTAACGATTTCCCTGCTATGAGAAATTTATGCATGTCTAAATCAAATGCTTTCATTGTTGTGTTTTCTGTGGCAGATCCGGCATCGTTGGAGACTGCAAAGCACACGGTAACCGAAATTATGCATTCCAAAGAAGAAAATTCCCGAACAATATTACTGGTTGGAAATAAAACTGACTTGAAACGCAAAGTTACATCAGACGAAGCAAGACAGTATTGTAAGTCAATGAATATTGACAAAGTAAAATGTCGCTACATAGAAGTGTGTGCAAAAGATCATGACGATGTCCTAAATATGTTTCATGCTCTCTTAAGCATGTTTCCAGAGAACAATATAAGTGAGAGTAAAACTTATTTCGGCATTAAACCCTCTTGGATAAAACCATTTGCACATGATTTTAAAGAAGCAGGACATAATAATACTGACGCTGATGAAAGGCTCATTACTCGCTCTCCGTCGTTGCTGAGTTTAAACAGTTTTTCATCAGATGAAGATATCAGTAATTGCAACTATATTGAAggtaaaaaaatcacaaaaagaatTCCAAACATTTTACCAATGCGATAG